The Amycolatopsis japonica nucleotide sequence CCTCGAAGACGACGGTGTCCTCGGGCCAGTCCAGCCGGAACGCCCTGGTGTCCATCCCCGCGGCGATCAGCACGACCTGGCGGATGGAGGGATCCGACCGCAGCTCACCGATCGCGTCGTCGAGGAACCTGGTCCGGATGCTGATGAACGGCAGCAGCCCGCCACCGGCGTAGCGCTCGATCAGCCGGAACCCGTCCGGCGCGGCGAGGGCGCTTGCCAGCGGGTCGGCGAACAGCGCGTCCTCGCGTTCGGATTCGAGCGAGCGAGCCGCCGCCATCCACTGCGCGGTATAGGAAACGGCGTGCATCAGCTGACTCCCGCTCCGGCGAAGAACGCCTTCTCGATGGCCGACAGGGTCTTGAAGTCCGCGATGTCGATGTTGTCGAAGTCGACCTCGACGCCGCTCGCGTCCTCGATCACGTAGACCAGCTCGACGAACGACAGCGAGTCGACCAAGCGGCTTTCGATCAGGTCCTCTTCGAACGCCAGATGGGTGCGTTCCGGGTGCCTGCCGAGAATCCAGTCACTGACCTTTTCGATACCAGGGGCGGGCATGTCTTCTCCTTCGAGGTTGTTTCCTTCTCAGTCCGCGGCGGACACCGCGACCGCGATGGCGTACGCGTCGTCGTGGGTGATGCTGATTTCGATCTCGCCGAGCCCGGCTTCCCGGGCCAGCCGCGCGGCGCGTCCGGTGAGCCGGACCACCGGCCAGCCGCCGTCGCTCTTGAGTACTTCGGTCGAGAGCCAGGGCACGGGCTGCCCACCGACGTGGAAGAGTTTGAACACCGCTTCCTTGGCGGCCAGGCGTCCCGCGATACCGGCCAGATCCGGACCGTCCTGAGTGGACGAACTCAGCAGTTCGGCGGAAGAGAGCATGCGCCGCAGCGCGGGTTCCGCGTCCTGGGCGACGAGCTCGCGCACCCGGCTGAGCGGGACGACGTCGATGCCGATCCGTCTCGCGGGCATGGTCACCCGGCCCGGTCCGCCGCCGCTCGGACGGCCGCCAGCGCCGCCGGGAGATCGCCGTGGTGGACCTCGGTCAGCACGGCGAGCCAGCGCTCCAGGCCGAAGGCCACACAACTGGTGTAGGCGAACTCCTTGCCGTCTCCGAAGCGGATGTCGCACCGTTCGCCGAAGAAGTTGCGGTGGGTGTTGACCGAGGCGATCGCGAGGGTGCCGTGCTGGAACTCGTATTTGACCGGGCTCAGCTTCTGCAGGAGAGCGCGGGCGCCGTCGTTCTGGAAGAACGGATCGATCGCCGCCTCCTTTTCCAGGCCGAGGCCGAGTTCGCCGGAGAACGCCAGGATCCGTTCGGTGAAGCGGGAAACGACTTCCTGGGTGTGCTCGAACGAGCCGAGCGCGACGATCTCACGCATCTGGAAACTCGCCAGCCGCCGCAATCCGCTGTAGTGGTCTTCGCTGCGGAAACAGCGGTTGACGAGCGACACGATCTCCGTCTCGGACACCTTCGTGCCCTCGTAGAAAAGGTAAGCCCCGTAACAGGTCGCGTGCGGCAGACCGTAACGGCCGTCCTGCAGATCGCCGCCGGCGAACCGCCCGTCGACCGGCTTTCCCTCCCGGCCGGCCAGATCCAGCGGACCGGCCACGAACGCCAGATGCGGGAAGTTCGCGTAGACGTCGAACTTCTCCAGGTCGGTGACCGGGTACAGCGGCGGCGGGCTGATCTCCCGCGCACCGGCGGCGCCCGCCCAGCCGAGGAAGGTCCGGTCGAGTTCCTGGACCAGGGCGGTCTCGTCGGGACCGAGGATCGCCAGCGCTTCGGCGCCGTCCACTCCGGTGGTGCGGGTCATCGGAGGATCCCCGTTCGCTCCAGGTACTTCAGGGTCTTGCGGAACACCTGTTGCTCGGTGGCGGGCCGGGTGGGCGCGTCGAGCAGCGCACGCCGGAGTTCCAGCGGGTTCTCGATGCCGGCGTCGCGATAGACCTGCGGGTTGTACAGCGACTCGAAACTGTAGGTGAGATAACGGCGGAGATAGGCCGAAACCTCGACGAGTTCCTCCTCGGTCGCCGTCTTCTTGAGGTCGCCGTAGAGATGCTCCACCAGCTCCCGGCCGAACGCGATATGCCGCGATTCGTCCTGATGGTGGATGCGGTTGATCGCGCGGATCGTCTCGTGCAGACGTTCGTCCCGCGCCATCAACGAGTTGTAGTGGTCCACCAATTCCTCGAAGATCAGGATCCTCGCGAACACCAGCAGACTCTCCACTTTGGACGAAGACGCGGGCGGGATGGTGACACCGGCGCCCGGGGCACGGTAGATCTTTTCGCCGTAGCGCAGGCAGAATTCGGCGAAGAACCACATGTGCTCGTTCTCTTCGCCGATGAAGTGGTGGAAGAACTCCGACGGCGTCTCG carries:
- the acpS gene encoding holo-ACP synthase, translating into MPARRIGIDVVPLSRVRELVAQDAEPALRRMLSSAELLSSSTQDGPDLAGIAGRLAAKEAVFKLFHVGGQPVPWLSTEVLKSDGGWPVVRLTGRAARLAREAGLGEIEISITHDDAYAIAVAVSAAD
- a CDS encoding class-II aminoacyl-tRNA synthetase family protein, whose amino-acid sequence is MTRTTGVDGAEALAILGPDETALVQELDRTFLGWAGAAGAREISPPPLYPVTDLEKFDVYANFPHLAFVAGPLDLAGREGKPVDGRFAGGDLQDGRYGLPHATCYGAYLFYEGTKVSETEIVSLVNRCFRSEDHYSGLRRLASFQMREIVALGSFEHTQEVVSRFTERILAFSGELGLGLEKEAAIDPFFQNDGARALLQKLSPVKYEFQHGTLAIASVNTHRNFFGERCDIRFGDGKEFAYTSCVAFGLERWLAVLTEVHHGDLPAALAAVRAAADRAG
- a CDS encoding diiron oxygenase → MASDISDIIDADERFRGLLDRLSSKSIDDYYNPYQMFEWPDSLPERMWWMSPELTTTHGTEFATTLSEDQLFALSRFESINFYSLNVHGIRELLIEVVARIHTTGFETPSEFFHHFIGEENEHMWFFAEFCLRYGEKIYRAPGAGVTIPPASSSKVESLLVFARILIFEELVDHYNSLMARDERLHETIRAINRIHHQDESRHIAFGRELVEHLYGDLKKTATEEELVEVSAYLRRYLTYSFESLYNPQVYRDAGIENPLELRRALLDAPTRPATEQQVFRKTLKYLERTGILR